The segment GTTCTGATCAAAGCCTTACTGCTGCAGATTATGCTATAAGTATAGCACACGTATATAATGCCGGTATCCGCGGATTGTTTGTTAAGGACGTTAAGATACTGACAGGTCCGATGATTCGCGATATTGGGACAAGTATCGGGGGGATGGTTCCCTATGGTACATTTAATCAGATTGTTCGCCAGGTGCTGGAGACGGAAGCAGATGCGGCTTTAGCCCTGATAGAGGGCAAATGTGATGAGGCAAAGATTCCGTTCAGCCGGGAAGTACGTGAAGGCGTTGTGAGCAGGGAGATTGTCAAATCGTCCGAAGAATGTGATATGATTGTTATGGGCAGAACGGGGGCACATACTGAATGGCGTGATGTGTTCTTAGGTACTACCGTTGAGTTTGTTGTAAGGCAGACTCATAAGCCCATACTCATTGCACAGCTTACGTTCAAACCTTTTACGAAAATGCTCATTGCTTATGACGGAAGCCAGTATGCTGACAGGGCCTTACATAGTGGCACCGAGATAGCACAGGCTATGAAGCTACCGGTGACTGTGGTTTACGTAACGGACAGGAGGGAAGAGGGTGTGAAAATAGTATCAAAGGCAGAGAATTTTCTTGCAGGTTACAACATTACGGCAGATACTATATTACATGAGGGGCATGATTATGCGAAAGGTATTCTGGAAGTATGCAATGATGAAGAAAAACGATTTGATATCCTCGTTATGGGTGCCTACGGTCATTCCCGGATTCAGGAGATGATCCTGGGAAGCACCACGGTAAGGGTCATGAGGTCAGCAGAATGCTCAATATTATTATCCCGCTAAATAGAGAATGATTTATGGGTGTCAGGTTCTACAATTTCGGATAACAGACTACCAACTACCAATCCTATTGCTACAACTTATTAAGAAGTTACGGAGAGAGCCTAATATTTTCTCTCCCCGGGTTCAAAAGGGCCAATAGTAACAGGTTTGTATTCCAGCCTTACCCCATCCGGTGTAAAGTAAGCCAGAGTATGTTTTAACCAGTTCGTATCATTCCTCTTCGGAAAATCAGTGCAAAAATGTGAACCGCGGCTTTCTTGCCGTGCCAGTGCACCGGTAATAATCGCTTCTGCCACATCGAGACTGCCTCCGAGTTCCAATGCCCATTGCAGGCTAAGGTTGACTTGCCTGCCGGCATAGTTTAACTTAATTTGTCTGTATCGGTCCTGCAAGGTTTTGACATCCAGAAGGGCTTCTTTTAACTGAGTGATGTTTCGGAAGATGCCAGCATTATTGTCCATGGTTTTGTTGAGGGCATTTTTAATATCGACGGGTGTTTCTGACCCTTCCGATGTGCGTAGTGCATTTATTTTTTGTTCCGTCATTTTTAACATTTCCTTAAGAATCGTTTCACATCTGTGGCTCCTTAAACCTTTTATATACTGAGCAGCATTGCAGCCTGCAATGGCCCCGAAGACAATTGTTTCCAGCAGTGAATTCCCGCCGAGGCGATTGGCTCCATGCACACTAACGCAGGCAGCCTCTCCTGCCGCATACAATCCTTTCACGATAGTTTCACATTCGGTATTACAATCAATACCGCCCATCGTATAATGCTGACCTGGTTTGACAGGGATAAGGTCTGTGACAGGGTCTATGCCGGCGAAATCCTTGCATATTTCCCGTATGCCCGGTAGCCTCTGCTCTATTTTTTCTTCACCAAGATGTCTTAAATCCAGGTGTACATAGTTGTCATCAATACCGTTGCCTGCCATGATCTCTCGCATGATATTTCTCGAAATGATATCACGCGGTGCTACTTCCATAGCATGTACCGAGTCACTGTACTTTGCCAAAAAACGTTCGCCATTTTTGTTTAACAGGAAACCTCCCTCGCCACGGCAACCCTCTGTAATCAGAATATTCTTTCCCAGAAGGGTGGTTGGGTGAAACTGGATAAATTCCATGTCCTTGAGTGGTACCCCTGCACGGTATGGCACTGCCATGCCCATACCGGTATTGATCAGGGCATTTGTTGTATCTCCGTAAATACGGCCAGTTCCACCCGTGGCAAGGATTACGGCACCTGCCTCAAATGCCTCAATACGTCCGCTAACGACGTCTAAAGCTATCACGCCTACGCAAATGCCGTCTTCAATCACAAGGTCTGTTACGAGCCATTCCTCATAAACGACCATTTCATTTCGTTCGGATGCCTGTTTAAACCTGACAATCTGTTGGTAGAGGGTATGCAGAAGAGCCTGTCCCGTTTTATCCGCCGCATAGCAGGTACGGGGGAAGCCGGCTCCACCGAAAGGTCTTTGGGCAATCCTTCCTTCGTTAGTGCGGCTGAAAGGGCAACCCCAGTAATCCATCTCATGAATCCGTCCGGCAGCTTCTTTTGTCATGCGGATTACGGCATCCTGATCCGCAAGGTAATCACTTCCTCTTATGGTATCAAAGGCATGTTTTTCCCAGCTATCATGAACACCGCGCGGATGATTTCCTAACGGGGCATTGATACCGCCTTGCGCTGCAATGGAATGTGATCTGACAGGATGCACCTTTGAGATAATGGCAGTCTTGATATTGTGCTGATTCAGCTCAATGGCTGCCCTCAGGCCTGCCAGACCGCCGCCGACTACAATAGCTTCGTGATAGATCATAAGAAATCCTTAACCCATATCTTTGAACCGGAAGTCTTCTTTTATAAAATTATTGTAAAAACCCCTATGATAGCAATAATGAGAAAAACGAAAGATGATATCCAGAGTAATTTCCTTTGCAGGCGTGTAAGATGCCAGAAATCAATAATGGTAATCCTTATTCCGTTCAACAGGTGCAGAGCTACCGCAAGAAGCAGTAAATACTGAAGGGTATATCCAAATGTTGCATCAAATTTGCTGATTGCAAGGTCATAAGCTACTCTGCCGCGAAAGACTGCACTCAGTGTCCAGATGTGTAAAAAAAGAAACAGGGTAATTGCTATACCGGTAATCCTGTGTATCCAAAAGGCATACATGCCAGGATACTGATTTTTCGCAAGGTCCCTGAAACCTTCTTTTAATTTTGCATACACGTCAGGTTCTCCCATATTGTGGTTATCGTGCATATTTGCTGAATTTGAACCCCATGAAAACAGAAAGCGGAAAATGTCTTTTAGAATCCGGTCTCGCTATTCTTTGTTACAAACCAAATAAGGATACATACCCCGGCACAAAACAAGACCAATCCTATGAACCAGAGGGTATATCTGAAAAAAAGGTTTACCCGCTGACTAAAATTAAAATTTAAAAATATGCCCCAAAATCCGTTTAAACCATGAAAGATGACAAGGGAAAGGAGGCAGATATGAAAGGCGACCCAGCCAGGAGTGCAAAACCGGCTGACAATTTCATCGTAATAGCGGGATGCATATCTCTGGGTACTAAAATGAAACAAAAAGAAATGGACTGCCATTCCTATGACAAGCAAGAGGGCGGTAATCCTTTGCAGAAACCATGACCAAAAACCTTGATGTCTTGTTTTCATCGGTATAAAAGTTTTGTATCTTCCCAAAATTATTTTGATATTATAACAATCTATCTACCTGTTCACATAATATTTTTACTGCTTCAGCCGACCGTTTCAGTGCCGCTGATTCTTCATGATTTAATCTGATCTCAAAAATCTGTTCAATACCTTTAGCGCCAAGTTTTACCGGCACGCCGGCAAAAATCCCGTTAATACCGTATTCTCCTTCACATAAAGCGGCACACGGCAATATTTTCTTTTTGTCCTTTACCATTGCTTCAATCATTTCTACGACTGCTGCCGAGGGGGCATAGAAAGCACTGCCTGTCTTAAGCAGATTCACAATCTCGGCTCCGCCATCCCTTGTACGTTTTACCAGGGTATCCAGACGTTCCTTTGGAAGCAGTTCTTCAACAGAGACGCCTGCAACGGTGGTGTACCGAGTTGAAGGGACCATGGTATCTCCATGCCCGCCCAGGACAAATGCCTGGATGTTCTCCACCGATACGTTAAGCTCCATCGCAATAAAAGTGCTAAATCGTGCAGCGTCCAGTACGCCTGCCATGCCTAGTATACGATGCTTGGGGAAACAGCTGGCCTTGTACGCCACATAGGTCATTACGTCAAGGGGGTTCGATACAACAATTAAAATGGCATCCGGTGATTCTTTTGCGGCATTTTCCACGACTTCTTTTACGATACCGGCATTGATTTTGAGTAAGTCATCCCTGCTCATTCCGGGTTTTCTTGCTACACCGGAGGTGATTACGATAATATCTGAATGTTTCGTTTCCCCGTATCCGTTGGTGCCGGTAATTTTCGAGTTATATCCGTAAACAGATCCGGATTCTAAAATATCCAGGGCCTTTCCCTGAGGCATATCCTGGATAATATCTACCAGAACTATATCGCCTGTCTCTTTCTCAAACAGACGCTGGGCGGTGGTCGCCCCTATATTCCCGGCACCAATAATGGTTATCTTTTTCCTCGGCATAATAATCTCCTACAATTCTTCTCTTAAGGTACTTTACAATTACATGAGGCTTCTTCGGCAGCATTATGTAATTTTATCTATTAGCCCCATAGGGAAACCATGATTATGGTTTTAACTTTTTTTTAATCCTGAAGGGATGTCATGATTATAGTAAAAGATACAAAACATAGGATAAACCCCGAAGGGGTGACAGAGAATACAGATTCTTCATGCTACCCCTTCGGGGTTGTTAATCATGGTTATGTATTGATTGGCTATAATTATTTCACCCCTTCGGGGTTACCTCATATTTACCCGCAGGTTAGGAGCGTGATTTGATAAGTTATAACAAACAAATGACTTATAGTTCTTAAGACTTTTTAAACTCAATTTTATAACCCCTCGCTTTTCAATTACTTACCGACTTGTGGATAAGGGTACGTTACTAAGGGGGATTTAGGGGATTGTCTATCGTGATACCATATTCTTTATGATTTCATCAGCAAACTCAGAACATTTGACGAGTCTGGCATCCTTCATCTGGCGTTCAAGATCGTATGTTACTGTTTTCTGTTGAATGGTCTTTTCCAGAGACCTGATAATCATATCTGATACCTTGTTCCATCCTAAATGTTCGAGCATCATAACCCCTGATAAGATAACAGAACCCGGATTAACCAGATCCTTCCCCGCATATTTAGGGGCAGTACCGTGGGTGGCCTCAAAAACAGCGGCTTTATCACCGATATTAGCGCCGGGGGCCATGCCCAGACCACCTACCTGTGCGGCACAGGCATCGGAAATATAATCGCCGTTCAGGTTCGGTGTCGCAATCACATCATATTCCTCTGGTCTTAAAAGTACCTGCTGGAACATAGCATCGGCGATCCTGTCCTTTATAACAATTTTACCCTTTGGTATCTTGCCCTTATATTTTTTTTCAACGTCCTCTTCGGTTACGATAAATTTTGAAAATTTCTCTTTGGCAACCTCATAACCCCATTCGCGGAAGGCGCCTTCAGTAAATTTCATGATATTACCCTTATGCATAAGGGTAACACTTCTGCGTTTCCTGTCAATTGCATATTGTATAGCACGGCTCACGAGTCTCTTTGTGCCTGTTACACTTATTGGTTTGATGCCGATGCCAGAATCTTTCCGGATATTCTTCCCCAACTCTTTTCCAATAAATGCAATAAGTTTTTTTGCCTCAGGTGACCCTTTTTTATATTCAATTCCTGTATAGACGTCCTCTGTATTTTCCCTGAAGATAACAACGTTCAGTTTCTCAGGCGATTTCACCGGGCTGGGTACACCTTCGAAATAGCGTACAGGCCTTACACACGCATAGAGGTCAAGCTCCTGCCTGAGGGCCACATTGAGGCTTCTGATGCCGCCTCCTACAGGAGTTGTCAGCGGCCCTTTGATAGCTACCTTATATTTTTTTATAGCATCAAGGGTATTCTTCGGAAGCCATTCACCAGATTCTTTGTATGCTTGTTCTCCTGCAAAAATCTCCTTCCAGCAAATGCGTTTTTTGTCCTTGTAAACCTTGCTTATGGCAGCGTCAAAAACGCGGACAGATGCATTCCAGATGTCGGGTCCTGTGCCATCTCCGCGGATAAACGGGATAACGGGGTTGTTCGGTACGACCAGGCGGTTTTTTTCAACAGTAATTGCAGTCCCATTTTCTGAAATGTTTTTCTTTTTAAGCAACAGTATTTACCTCCCTCTTGGTATTTGTAATTTCTTAATCTTACTTGTATTTTTCTTCGTGAGCTTTGTGACCTTAGCAGTTAGAAAATTTTGGTTGTAGCTACACTATTCAATCTGTCGTTCCTGTAACTCTGTATTTGCCTACAGATACATCTTATCCCCGCTATACTACCCGCATGACAATACGATTTCAACTATAAAAACGTTTTCAATGAAGAGTGTTGTCCTCTCTGTGATGTTATTGCCAAATAAGGTAATTTTGTAACAATTTAGTTTTTTTAAAAGAGTAGGGGCGAAGCATTTGCTATAAATTGGTATAAATGCGTTCATATCTAAACCGGCAAAATGCTTCGCCCCTACACTGTGCAATAAACATCGCCATTGTTGGCATTTTTTAAAAAATTAAATTGTTACAATAAATCACAATTTATGAACCCTTAAAGTATAGTTCCGCTCAGCCACCTTTCTGTAAAAATTTTGATAAAAAATAATGAACTCCTTCTTCAAAACAGGTATAATGTGAACCCCTACATTGAAGATCTGCTTTTTACAATACAAAACTACCTGACAGAATATGAAGAAAGGAAGATATCCCACATGACTATAAAGGATGAATTTCCCATAATAATAAGCCCAAACCTCGGTTGCCCCCTTATAATCTCCGTTAAAGAACTTGGACACGGAAAGACCATTTCTCTCATCGTTGCCGGAAAATACGGCGGTGCTGTGATACCGTTAAGGAATGAGTTCATTGGGAATTTGTCTTTACGGCTTTCTTATTCCCACAAAGGGGAGAAAAAAACCACAGACATTCCCTTGTCTCTTAAAGGAGAACCCGAAGAGATCGTTGAATGGAACCTGCTTTCGGGTTTCAAAAGCATGGATGAAACACGTGAGGTTATGAATAGCGAACTCCATTATAAGGTTTTAGGCGAACAAACACGATATTGGAAACTTAGCGTTGCCATAGCTGATGTTGAAGATTTCAAAACCCTTTTACAACAGAAAAACGGTAAATATTTGCCTTGTCTTTACGATCTGGTATATTCAGACAGAACAAGAAAGTGGGAAAGGATTAATTATCATGCTATACAATTTATAGAGGATTTTAGTACAGACTGTAAATTTATCCATCTTACCGACCTTCATGTTGCCACAAGAAACGATGAGATCCTTGCTGAAGTGGTAAAGGTTAAGAATAAAAATAGCAGGAAGGAGATCGAAAAGAGATTTATTAATTTTAATAATAATCTGAGGGATTTTATCTGTGAAGCAAACCGTTTGGCCGAAGAAGGGAACCTCCATTTTGTAGTAATTACCGGTGATCTGGTAGATTTTGCTTTTCATGGTTGGGAAGAGGAAACAAATCCTGATGAGAATAACTGGAAGACTTTTATTAACATACTGACCGGCAGGGAAGAGAAGAAGGATCAAAATACCACGGGTATAAAAGTAGCTGTCTTTACCTCGACCGGGAACCATGACTGGCGTCTTCATCCTTACGATCCGAACCTGTCTGATTACAATAGAAAAACCCTTGGTCTGAAGAAGGATGAATTGAAAAACTACAATTTTAAATGCTTTGATTCAGCAGAATATCCTGAGGATGAACGGGCAAGGTTATCAAGGGAAATAACAGCCCGTGCGTTTGAAAGAGTTAACCTTGATGCCCTGATAAAAACTGATAAATGGAAGATAAGGGTTGAAAAATTTCTTACCAGTATGTTCGGAATCTGGATTATGCGTATTGTACCTTTTCTCGGTGTTATAGGGATTGGTGAACAGGTAAGGCCGGAAGTATTGAGTTATCTGAGTTATATTTCTCATGCGGTAATTTTCGGGGTTGCGGGTTTGCTGACCTGGGGAATTAACAAGTTTATACAGTACCGGACCCGCAGAATAGTTGATTTGCTGGTGACGAATCCTTTGCATTCCGAAGCCACTGCCCTCCATTATTATCTCAGGCATATAAATCCTTACCTCGATTATGCTTTTCGTTACGGAGGTCACCATTTTATAGTTATGGACACAGGGGCTGATGTATTTATCGGTAAGCTTCTGGACGGAAAGGAGATTAAAGATCTGAAAAGAGTGAGTCTTGAGGATAACATTTTGGGCGGAGCGCCAGACTCAAGGGCATTTGATTCTGAACAGGCTTACTATAACTGGAGTCAGATACTATGGTTAGAAATGGTTGTTGCTGCAATTCCCAAAAGGCTGGAAAACGGAAATGGCATGACCTTTGCATTTTTACATGCGCCACCGATAAATCCTCCTGACAATATTGATCTGAGTGAGGTGCAGGAGAAAAAACAACATGGCAGGGAACATACATGGATACCAGAACCAAAGGAAGGTAGCCGGATATACAGATCTATAAAAGATATTATTGCATTTTTGAAAAACATGTTGCGAAATCAGGGTAAAAAAGTATTGAAACCGGGAGAAGAATGCAACCTTACCTATGGAACAATTAATCATTATCTTAGCCAGTTTTTCTATCTTTGCATGGGATATAGAGAGGGGGACCTCGTAAAACTGGATACAGATCGTAAATTTGGGTTAGTCGATATAGTTTTTTCCGGACACGCCCATAAGAATATTGAATTCAGGATAGAAAAGGATACAAATCATAAGGTCAGAATATTCCACGATGAATACAGCAAGGATTTTAATCCTGCAAAACCCTACGAATGGTGGAGGAAGAGTCCGGTAATTGTTCAAACTGCAGCATGCGGAGTGCTGGGGGAATTTGATGAAAATCCGCCATACTACAGGGAAGTGGTTATAGAAAATGGACAGGTTACCGTCTTTCGGGTAAAGACGGTACGTTAAAAAGAGCTGTATCATTATTATCCGTACAAGAGTAATTACCCTGACAGGGTTCTCAACCCTCTCAGGGTTTTCGGATTTATCCTGTGACGTGAAACTGCCTGGGTAATTACGAAAAAAATGTCATTGCGAGGAACGAAGTGACGAAGCAATCTCATGGTTATGGAGGAGGGATTGCTTTAGGCTTCGCCTTCGCAATGACGGGTGAGTGTGTCATTAGGGTGTTTTCCCTTGTTATAGTGAATCCCCTCCATGTGTCATTGCGAGCGTAAGCAAAACAATCCCAAAGAAAAGTGAATTGTCATGATGATCTTATCTTAAATAATATCTTTCACTTACCATGATGCTACCATATGCTCGGCGTTCCTCTCGGCAAGCGCTGCAATGGTTAACGATGGATTTACCCCCAGGGCTTTCGGGAAGATTGAACCATCCAGTACATACAAATTGGGATAATTAAATACCTCTCCTCCATGATTGACAACCCCATTCTGCACATCCGTCCCCATTTTACAACCTCCAAGCGGATGCACCGTCACAAGGATATTTAATAAAGACCATAAGGGATTTGGCTCATAATTTCCCCCAAGCCCTTCTTCTGTAATGTGGGTGAGAACCCTTTTCATATTGTTAAATAAAGGTAAACTGTTTTTATGTTCCCAATGAATGTCTAATTTATTGTCCTTTAATCTGATCTCTCCATCAGAAGCGTCCCTTCCGATGATCAGATACATTAAACAATTACGAACGGACTCTTTTGAAAATGATCGTATGGTATCTGTTATCCTGTTGCCTCCATTAAGCCCGAGTTTATGAAATATCTCGGTCAGAAAGGAATAAATATCTTTTTTGTCCGATTCAAGAAAATTTTTAATGCACTCTTTCATTTCCGGCATACGGTTAATCTTGTCTAACTGTGGTAAAAGGCTATTGGCAAACGGAACCAATGCCTCCGGGAATCCGCCTTCT is part of the Candidatus Jettenia sp. AMX2 genome and harbors:
- the mdh gene encoding malate dehydrogenase; its protein translation is MPRKKITIIGAGNIGATTAQRLFEKETGDIVLVDIIQDMPQGKALDILESGSVYGYNSKITGTNGYGETKHSDIIVITSGVARKPGMSRDDLLKINAGIVKEVVENAAKESPDAILIVVSNPLDVMTYVAYKASCFPKHRILGMAGVLDAARFSTFIAMELNVSVENIQAFVLGGHGDTMVPSTRYTTVAGVSVEELLPKERLDTLVKRTRDGGAEIVNLLKTGSAFYAPSAAVVEMIEAMVKDKKKILPCAALCEGEYGINGIFAGVPVKLGAKGIEQIFEIRLNHEESAALKRSAEAVKILCEQVDRLL
- the sdhC gene encoding succinate dehydrogenase, cytochrome b556 subunit: MHDNHNMGEPDVYAKLKEGFRDLAKNQYPGMYAFWIHRITGIAITLFLFLHIWTLSAVFRGRVAYDLAISKFDATFGYTLQYLLLLAVALHLLNGIRITIIDFWHLTRLQRKLLWISSFVFLIIAIIGVFTIIL
- the icd gene encoding isocitrate dehydrogenase (NADP(+)) gives rise to the protein MLKKKNISENGTAITVEKNRLVVPNNPVIPFIRGDGTGPDIWNASVRVFDAAISKVYKDKKRICWKEIFAGEQAYKESGEWLPKNTLDAIKKYKVAIKGPLTTPVGGGIRSLNVALRQELDLYACVRPVRYFEGVPSPVKSPEKLNVVIFRENTEDVYTGIEYKKGSPEAKKLIAFIGKELGKNIRKDSGIGIKPISVTGTKRLVSRAIQYAIDRKRRSVTLMHKGNIMKFTEGAFREWGYEVAKEKFSKFIVTEEDVEKKYKGKIPKGKIVIKDRIADAMFQQVLLRPEEYDVIATPNLNGDYISDACAAQVGGLGMAPGANIGDKAAVFEATHGTAPKYAGKDLVNPGSVILSGVMMLEHLGWNKVSDMIIRSLEKTIQQKTVTYDLERQMKDARLVKCSEFADEIIKNMVSR
- a CDS encoding FAD-binding protein produces the protein MIYHEAIVVGGGLAGLRAAIELNQHNIKTAIISKVHPVRSHSIAAQGGINAPLGNHPRGVHDSWEKHAFDTIRGSDYLADQDAVIRMTKEAAGRIHEMDYWGCPFSRTNEGRIAQRPFGGAGFPRTCYAADKTGQALLHTLYQQIVRFKQASERNEMVVYEEWLVTDLVIEDGICVGVIALDVVSGRIEAFEAGAVILATGGTGRIYGDTTNALINTGMGMAVPYRAGVPLKDMEFIQFHPTTLLGKNILITEGCRGEGGFLLNKNGERFLAKYSDSVHAMEVAPRDIISRNIMREIMAGNGIDDNYVHLDLRHLGEEKIEQRLPGIREICKDFAGIDPVTDLIPVKPGQHYTMGGIDCNTECETIVKGLYAAGEAACVSVHGANRLGGNSLLETIVFGAIAGCNAAQYIKGLRSHRCETILKEMLKMTEQKINALRTSEGSETPVDIKNALNKTMDNNAGIFRNITQLKEALLDVKTLQDRYRQIKLNYAGRQVNLSLQWALELGGSLDVAEAIITGALARQESRGSHFCTDFPKRNDTNWLKHTLAYFTPDGVRLEYKPVTIGPFEPGERKY
- a CDS encoding universal stress protein, with the protein product MIKQILVPTDGSDQSLTAADYAISIAHVYNAGIRGLFVKDVKILTGPMIRDIGTSIGGMVPYGTFNQIVRQVLETEADAALALIEGKCDEAKIPFSREVREGVVSREIVKSSEECDMIVMGRTGAHTEWRDVFLGTTVEFVVRQTHKPILIAQLTFKPFTKMLIAYDGSQYADRALHSGTEIAQAMKLPVTVVYVTDRREEGVKIVSKAENFLAGYNITADTILHEGHDYAKGILEVCNDEEKRFDILVMGAYGHSRIQEMILGSTTVRVMRSAECSILLSR
- a CDS encoding metallophosphoesterase, whose translation is MNPYIEDLLFTIQNYLTEYEERKISHMTIKDEFPIIISPNLGCPLIISVKELGHGKTISLIVAGKYGGAVIPLRNEFIGNLSLRLSYSHKGEKKTTDIPLSLKGEPEEIVEWNLLSGFKSMDETREVMNSELHYKVLGEQTRYWKLSVAIADVEDFKTLLQQKNGKYLPCLYDLVYSDRTRKWERINYHAIQFIEDFSTDCKFIHLTDLHVATRNDEILAEVVKVKNKNSRKEIEKRFINFNNNLRDFICEANRLAEEGNLHFVVITGDLVDFAFHGWEEETNPDENNWKTFINILTGREEKKDQNTTGIKVAVFTSTGNHDWRLHPYDPNLSDYNRKTLGLKKDELKNYNFKCFDSAEYPEDERARLSREITARAFERVNLDALIKTDKWKIRVEKFLTSMFGIWIMRIVPFLGVIGIGEQVRPEVLSYLSYISHAVIFGVAGLLTWGINKFIQYRTRRIVDLLVTNPLHSEATALHYYLRHINPYLDYAFRYGGHHFIVMDTGADVFIGKLLDGKEIKDLKRVSLEDNILGGAPDSRAFDSEQAYYNWSQILWLEMVVAAIPKRLENGNGMTFAFLHAPPINPPDNIDLSEVQEKKQHGREHTWIPEPKEGSRIYRSIKDIIAFLKNMLRNQGKKVLKPGEECNLTYGTINHYLSQFFYLCMGYREGDLVKLDTDRKFGLVDIVFSGHAHKNIEFRIEKDTNHKVRIFHDEYSKDFNPAKPYEWWRKSPVIVQTAACGVLGEFDENPPYYREVVIENGQVTVFRVKTVR